One Meles meles chromosome 13, mMelMel3.1 paternal haplotype, whole genome shotgun sequence DNA segment encodes these proteins:
- the PPRC1 gene encoding peroxisome proliferator-activated receptor gamma coactivator-related protein 1 isoform X7, whose translation MAARRGRGDGVAPSLSGGPGPDPGGGVRGSSWGSRSQTPYGTVGSVSGGEQVLLHEEGDDSGFVSLSRLGPCLRDKDLEMEELILQDETLLGTMQSYMDASLISLIEDFGSLGESRLSLEDQNEVSLLTALTEILDNADSENLSPFDSIPDSELLVSPREGSSLHKLLTLSRTPPERDLITPVDPLGPSTGSSRVSGVEMSLSDPPWDFSPPSFLETSSPKLPSWRPPRSRARRGQSPPPQQRSDGEEEEEVASFSGQLLAGELDNSVSSIPDFPMHLACPEEEDKTTAAEMAVQTAGDESISSLSELVRAMHPYCLPSLTQLTSLEDELQEQSDDLTLPEDCVVLEIVGQAATAGNDLEIPVVVRQIPAGPQPVLLDDSLEASPALKLLMPTLESETEAPVPKEDLCPDKEGLSVDPEEKLESVCLLEPREVMEPVMPKGPQNPQAKTMLSSQRARKGRKKKSKEQPAACAEGYARRLRSASRGQSTMATEVTSQAGNLPQEELQREVGPPRSRGKPRAWARAWAAALEEPSSGNLESSAGQASPDKEDPLDLYSSLVDSIQANVVPTHVSAQTDPMPLDSVETNPTEVNPVLADPVPVDPALGDHESANSELVDPLPADPVLIDPVLADSAEIDSTVVVPISDDLPPGDPVPVSSAPVDSVPNDLGPVDPVLVKSRPSDPRRGAMSSVQGSPAPQILPDSESLDSLKAIIPEVQEVVGPLKVESGTSATTQEARPRPLSLSEYRRRRQQRQAEAEERSPQPPAGKWPSLPETPTGLADIPCLVIPPAPSKKTGLQRSPEVPPEACSGPVGPSPASPSPEPPASKAMASTPTEQLPSQELPLPARPPLPTVQPMPPTMPTALPFPPGGLGMTPMLPLPTTRQGIPSLPPPPLQPPSLPVAMGPVPPDPYTHYTPVPPWPCYPPVSPSGYPCLPPPPTVPLVSGTPGTYAVPPTCNVPWVPPPAPIPPYSSSCAYGPLGWGPGLQHPPFWPTVPPPPLPLASVGRAAPPPKVEPSGIPAGPSESVLPGPVAPPLSLGSASQGAPQVEPTKVEVKSVPASPHLKHKVSSPVQSPQIKAPPCLSAESAAVEEPVSERLKPETQETRSREKPPSPVTKAVPTPTPTPPSKQSTVTKLPAVHPARLRKLSFLPTPRTQGPEDVVQAFISEIGIEASDLSSLLEQFEKSEAKKECPLPAPADSLAVGNSGSSCSSSGRSRRCSSSSSSSSSSSSSSSSSSSRSRSRSPSPRRRSDRRRRYGSYRSHDHYQRQRVLQKERAIEERRVVFIGKIPGRMTRSELKQRFSVFGEIEECTIHFRVQGDNYGFVTYRYAEEAFAAIESGHKLRQADEQPFDLCFGGRRQFCKRSYSDLDSNREDFDPAPVKSKFDSLDFDTLLKQAQKNLRR comes from the exons AGCAGGTTATCTCTGGAGGACCAGAATGAAGTGTCGCTGCTCACAGCTCTGACGGAAATTTTGGACAATGCAGATTCCGAGAACCTGTCTCCGTTTGACAGTATTCCTGACTCAGAACTGCTTGTGTCACCTCGGGAGGGCTCCTCT cTACACAAGCTGCTCACCCTTTCCCGGACACCCCCGGAACGTGACCTCATCACCCCAGTTGACCCATTGGGGCCCAGCACAGGCAGTAGTAGAGTGAGTGGG GTTGAGATGTCTCTCTCAGATCCTCCTTGGGACTTCTCTCCACCTTCCTTCTTAGAGACCTCATCCCCTAAGCTTCCTAGCTGGagacccccaagatcaagagcccgCCGGGGCCagtcccctcctccccagcagcGTAGCgatggggaagaagaggaggaggtggcCAGCTTCAGTGGCCAGTTGCTTGCTGGGGAGCTCGACAACTCTGTGAGCAGTATCCCAGACTTCCCTATGCACCTGGCCTGCCCCGAGGAGGAAGATAAAACTACAGCAGCAGAGATGGCAGTGCAGACAGCTGGTGATGAGAGTATCTCCTCCTTGAGTGAGCTGGTGCGGGCCATGCATCCATACTGCCTGCCCAGCCTCACTCAGCTGACATCACTCGAGGATGAGCTTCAGGAGCAGTCGGATGATTTGACACTGCCTGAGGACTGTGTGGTGCTAGAGATTGTGGGCCAGGCAGCCACAGCTGGTAATGACCTGGAGATTCCAGTTGTGGTACGGCAGATCCCTGCTGGGCCCCAGCCTGTGCTCCTGGATGACTCGCTAGAAGCCAGTCCAGCTTTGAAGCTGCTCATGCCTACGCTAGAGTCGGAGACAGAGGCTCCTGTGCCCAAGGAAGACCTCTGCCCTGACAAAGAGGGGTTGTCAGTGGACCCAGAGGAAAAACTGGAGTCAGTCTGCTTGTTGGAGCCCAGGGAGGTCATGGAGCCAGTGATGCCCAAGGGGCCTCAGAACCCACAAGCCAAGACAATGCTGAGCTCCCAGAGAGCTCGAAAGGGCAGGAAGAAGAAGAGCAAAGAGCAGCCAGCAGCCTGTGCAGAAGGCTATGCCAGGAGATTGAGGTCAGCTTCTCGTGGACAGTCTACCATGGCTACAGAGGTGACCTCTCAGGCAGGAAACTTGCCTCAGGAGGAACTTCAAAGAGAGGTTGGGCCTCCTCGTAGTAGAGGGAAGCCCCGGGCTTGGGCTCGGGCCTGGGCAGCTGCCTTGGAGGAACCTAGCTCTGGGAACTTGGAGAGTAGTGCTGGGCAAGCTAGTCCTGACAAAGAAGATCCTCTAGACCTTTACTCCAGTCTTGTTGACAGCATCCAAGCCAATGTTGTTCCAACCCATGTCTCTGCTCAAACAGACCCCATGCCACTTGATTCTGTTGAAACCAATCCCACTGAAGTTAATCCTGTTCTAGCTGATCCTGTACCTGTTGATCCTGCATTGGGTGACCATGAATCAGCAAACTCAGAGCTGGTGGACCCTCTTCCAGCTGACCCAGTGCTGATTGACCCAGTCTTGGCTGACTCAGCAGAAATTGACTCTACAGTAGTTGTTCCCATCTCAGATGACTTGCCACCAGGTGACCCTGTCCCAGTGAGCTCAGCACCAGTTGACTCTGTTCCCAATGACCTGGGTCCTGTTGATCCTGTGCTAGTTAAGTCTAGGCCTTCTGATCCCAGACGTGGTGCCATGTCATCAGTCCAGGGGAGTCCAGCTCCCCAGATCCTTCCAGATTCAGAGTCCTTGGACTCCCTAAAGGCCATCATCCCTGAAGTCCAGGAGGTTGTGGGTCCTCTGAAGGTAGAAAGTGGTACCAGTGCTACAACCCAGGAAGCCAGACCTCGGCCTCTTAGCCTATCAGAGTACCGGCGACGAAGGCAGCAGCGCCAAGCAGAGGCGGAAGAGAGaagtccccagcccccagctgggAAGTGGCCCAGTCTCCCAGAGACCCCAACAGGACTAGCAGACATCCCTTGTCTTGTCATCCCACCAGCCCCATCCAAGAAGACAGGTTTGCAGAGAAGCCCTGAGGTTCCTCCTGAGGCTTGCTCTGGGCCTGTGGGTCCCAGCCCTGCTTCTCCTAGTCCTGAACCACCTGCAAGCAAAGCTATGGCTTCAACTCCCACAGAGCAGCTGCCATCCCAAGAGCTGCCACTACCAGCAAGACCCCCACTTCCTACTGTGCAGCCCATGCCGCCCACAATGCCCACTGCTTTGCCTTTTCCCCCAGGTGGGCTAGGCATGACTCCCATGCTGCCCCTTCCTACAACCAGGCAAGGGATCCCCAGTCTGCCCCCACCACCCTTGCAGCCTCCCAGTCTTCCAGTGGCTATGGGCCCAGTGCCACCTGATCCCTATACTCACTATACTCCTGTACCACCCTGGCCTTGCTATCCCCCTGTGTCCCCTTCTGGCTATCCTTGTCTGCCccccccaccaacagtgcccctAGTGTCTGGTACTCCTGGCACCTATGCTGTGCCCCCCACTTGCAATGTGCCTTGGGTACCCCCTCCAGCCCCAATCCCACCTTATAGCTCCAGCTGTGCCTATGGGCCCTTGGGATGGGGCCCAGGGCTGCAACACCCTCCATTCTGGCCTACTGTGCCACCACCTCCCTTGCCTCTAGCATCTGTTGGGAGAGCTGCTCCTCCACCCAAGGTGGAGCCCAGTGGCATTCCAGCTGGCCCTTCTGAAAGTGTACTTCCTGGGCCAGTGGCTCCTCCCCTCAGTCTTGGGTCAGCTAGTCAGGGAGCTCCACAGGTGGAGCCCACCAAGGTGGAGGTCAAATCAGTGCCTGCGTCTCCCCATTTGAAACACAAGGTGTCCTCCCCAGTACAGAGCCCCCAGATCAAGGCTCCACCATGTCTGTCTGCTGAGAGTGCGGCTGTTGAGGAGCCTGTATCAGAGAGGCTAAAGCCTGAGACCCAGGAGACCAGGTCCAGGGAGAAGCCCCCCTCTCCTGTTACCAAGGCTGttcccacacccacacccacaccacCATCAAAGCAGAGCACTGTAACTAAGCTGCCTGCTGTCCACCCAGCCCGTCTAAGGAAGCTCTCCTTCTTGCCTACCCCACGTACTCAAGGCCCTGAGGACGTGGTACAGGCTTTCATCAGTGAAATTG GAATTGAGGCGTCGGACCTGTCCAGTCTACTGGAGCAGTTTGAGAAATCTGAAG CCAAAAAGGAAtgccctctcccagctcctgctgaCAGCCTGGCTGTAGGAAACTCAGG ATCCAGTTGTAGTTCCTCTGGGCGTTCCCGAAGatgctcttcttcctcctcctcttcatcttcctcctcatCTTCATCTTCCTCATCCAGTTCCAGAAGCCGGTCCCGCTCCCCATCACCCCGACGGAGAAGTGACAGGAGGCGGCG GTATGGCTCTTACCGTTCACATGACCATTACCAAAGGCAGAGAGTGCTGCAGAAAGAGCGTGCAATA GAGGAGAGAAGAGTGGTCTTCATTGGGAAGATACCTGGCCGCATGACTAGGTCAGAACTGAAACAGAGGTTCTCTGTTTTCGGAGAGATTGAGGAGTGCACTATCCACTTCCGTGTCCAAGG TGACAACTATGGCTTCGTCACTTACCGCTATGCTGAGGAGGCGTTTGCAGCCATTGAGAGTGGCCACAAGCTGAGGCAGGCAGATGAACAACCCTTTGATCTCTGCTTTGGGGGCCGCAGGCAGTTCTGCAAGAGAAGCTATTCCGATCTTG ACTCCAACCGGGAAGACTTTGACCCTGCTCCTGTAAAGAGCAAATTTGATTCTCTTGACTTTGACACATTGTTGAAACAGGCCCAGAAGAACCTCAGGAGGTAA